A genomic segment from Salvelinus alpinus chromosome 8, SLU_Salpinus.1, whole genome shotgun sequence encodes:
- the naa50 gene encoding N-alpha-acetyltransferase 50 isoform X2, protein MKGRIELGDVTPHNIKQLKRLNQVIFPVSYNDKFYKDVLEVGELAKLAYFNDIAVGAVCCRVDHSQNQKRLYIMTLGCLAPYRRLGIGTKMLNHVLNICEKDGTFDNIYLHVQISNESAIDFYQKFGFEIIETKKNYYKRIEPADAHVLQKSLRSPCAPPGGELQKAE, encoded by the exons CCGGATCGAGCTGGGGGATGTTACGCCCCACAACATTAAACAGTTGAAACGCCTCAACCAGGTCATCTTCCCCGTCAGCTACAATGACAAATTCTACAAGGACGTGCTCGAAGTGGGAGAGCTCGCCAAGCTAG CGTACTTCAATGACATTGCGGTGGGGGCAGTGTGCTGCAGAGTGGACCACTCTCAGAACCAGAAGAGACTGTACATCATGACACTGGGCTGCCTAGCGCCCTACCGCAGATTAGGCATAG GAACGAAGATGCTGAACCATGTGTTAAACATCTGTGAGAAGGATGGCACTTTTGACAACATTTACCT TCATGTGCAGATCAGCAACGAGTCTGCAATCGACTTCTACCAGAAGTTTGGCTTTGAGATCATTGAGACGAAAAAGAACTACTACAAGAGGATAGAACCGGCAGATGCCCACGTGCTTCAGAAGAGCCTGCGCAGCCCTTGTGCGCCCCCTGGGGGAGAGCTGCAGAAGGCAGAGTAG
- the naa50 gene encoding N-alpha-acetyltransferase 50 isoform X1 — translation MKGSRIELGDVTPHNIKQLKRLNQVIFPVSYNDKFYKDVLEVGELAKLAYFNDIAVGAVCCRVDHSQNQKRLYIMTLGCLAPYRRLGIGTKMLNHVLNICEKDGTFDNIYLHVQISNESAIDFYQKFGFEIIETKKNYYKRIEPADAHVLQKSLRSPCAPPGGELQKAE, via the exons TAGCCGGATCGAGCTGGGGGATGTTACGCCCCACAACATTAAACAGTTGAAACGCCTCAACCAGGTCATCTTCCCCGTCAGCTACAATGACAAATTCTACAAGGACGTGCTCGAAGTGGGAGAGCTCGCCAAGCTAG CGTACTTCAATGACATTGCGGTGGGGGCAGTGTGCTGCAGAGTGGACCACTCTCAGAACCAGAAGAGACTGTACATCATGACACTGGGCTGCCTAGCGCCCTACCGCAGATTAGGCATAG GAACGAAGATGCTGAACCATGTGTTAAACATCTGTGAGAAGGATGGCACTTTTGACAACATTTACCT TCATGTGCAGATCAGCAACGAGTCTGCAATCGACTTCTACCAGAAGTTTGGCTTTGAGATCATTGAGACGAAAAAGAACTACTACAAGAGGATAGAACCGGCAGATGCCCACGTGCTTCAGAAGAGCCTGCGCAGCCCTTGTGCGCCCCCTGGGGGAGAGCTGCAGAAGGCAGAGTAG